A region from the Natronorubrum halophilum genome encodes:
- a CDS encoding class I adenylate-forming enzyme family protein, producing MTGDPVEWPTRDLLSHRTAATPQRTALIDDGTGTTLTFRELDRRADRVARSLETVAADRDRSDRTRIGVLMDTRPAFVAVFFAAMRTGVTVVPLNVRETVGELAAKADRTDLAAIVCERDTESPALELPTEIDAEGNSTPVLTVDEPATDRARRLRPAAGGENGSDSDRRTRASVDPVSLERDDTLLLMFTSGTSGEPKGVRLTVGNLVASATASAFRLGVDPADRWLCCLPMYHMGGLAPVLRSTLYGTTVVIQRTFDRHETRRVLEEYAVTGVSLVPTMCKRLLDAGWEPTDALRFVLLGGAPASSELLERCRAADVPAYPTYGMTETASQIATATPEATATREGTVGQSLVCTDVTVVDGTGDPVSAGEPGELVVSGPTVTPGYLGDEVTDAAFGERGLYTGDIGYEDADGYLWVLNRRTDRIVTGGENVDPGEVLEALRSHPAVEEAAVVGLEDPEWGERVGALVIPVDGGGHEPDGTIDLESILEHCDARLAGFKRPKTIGVADSLPRTASGTVDRDAVRDRLLEAGTDGSEPR from the coding sequence GTGACGGGCGACCCGGTCGAGTGGCCGACTCGAGACCTCCTCTCTCACCGGACGGCGGCGACGCCCCAGCGGACGGCCCTGATCGACGACGGGACGGGGACGACCCTGACGTTTCGAGAACTCGACCGGCGCGCGGATCGTGTGGCCCGGAGCCTCGAGACGGTCGCCGCCGATCGCGATCGGAGCGATCGAACCCGGATCGGCGTCCTCATGGATACCAGGCCCGCGTTCGTCGCCGTCTTTTTCGCCGCGATGCGGACGGGAGTCACCGTCGTCCCACTGAACGTCCGCGAAACCGTCGGCGAACTGGCCGCGAAGGCCGATCGGACCGATCTCGCGGCGATCGTCTGCGAGCGCGATACCGAGTCGCCGGCCCTCGAACTCCCCACGGAGATCGATGCAGAAGGAAACTCGACACCGGTGCTGACGGTGGACGAACCGGCGACGGATCGGGCGCGACGATTGCGCCCGGCCGCTGGCGGTGAGAACGGGTCGGATTCGGATCGACGAACCCGGGCGTCTGTCGACCCCGTTTCGCTCGAGCGCGACGACACGCTGTTGCTCATGTTCACCTCGGGGACCTCCGGCGAGCCGAAGGGCGTTCGGCTGACGGTCGGAAACCTCGTCGCGAGCGCGACGGCCTCCGCGTTCCGGCTGGGCGTCGATCCGGCCGATCGCTGGCTGTGTTGTCTTCCCATGTACCACATGGGCGGACTTGCTCCCGTCCTCCGGTCGACGCTGTACGGCACGACGGTCGTCATCCAGCGAACGTTCGATCGCCACGAGACTCGACGAGTTCTCGAGGAGTACGCCGTTACGGGCGTCTCGCTCGTGCCGACGATGTGCAAACGGCTGCTCGACGCCGGCTGGGAGCCGACGGACGCGCTGCGATTCGTCCTGCTCGGTGGAGCCCCCGCCTCGAGCGAGTTGCTCGAGCGCTGTCGGGCGGCCGACGTTCCGGCGTATCCGACCTACGGGATGACCGAGACGGCGTCTCAGATCGCGACGGCCACCCCCGAAGCGACGGCGACCCGCGAGGGGACGGTCGGCCAGTCGCTCGTCTGTACCGACGTGACGGTCGTCGACGGGACGGGCGATCCGGTTTCAGCCGGCGAACCGGGGGAACTCGTGGTTTCGGGTCCGACGGTGACGCCGGGCTATCTCGGCGACGAGGTGACGGATGCGGCGTTCGGCGAGCGCGGACTGTACACGGGCGATATCGGCTACGAAGACGCGGACGGCTACCTGTGGGTGCTCAACCGACGGACCGATCGGATCGTGACCGGCGGCGAGAACGTCGACCCCGGGGAAGTGCTCGAGGCGCTGCGATCCCATCCGGCCGTCGAGGAGGCCGCAGTCGTCGGCCTCGAGGACCCGGAATGGGGCGAACGGGTTGGCGCGCTGGTCATCCCCGTCGACGGCGGCGGACACGAACCGGACGGGACGATCGATCTCGAGTCGATCCTCGAACACTGCGACGCGCGTCTCGCCGGGTTCAAGCGACCGAAGACGATCGGCGTCGCCGATTCGCTCCCCCGAACCGCGTCGGGAACCGTCGACCGCGACGCGGTTCGCGACCGACTGCTCGAGGCA
- a CDS encoding mandelate racemase/muconate lactonizing enzyme family protein — MNDGCDENRSLELEYRSFSLELASPLETANGTIDSRDGFLIRIVDAASDGSDPVVGYGEAAPLPGWTESPADCGAALERAGDAIRTAPKEALEAVAGQVAARHAVTLALADLQATREATPLYRHIGKGPMVGRVPVNATIGDGSPTETAREASEAVDRGFNCCKLKVGRRSVDADIERVRRTREVVGPDVELRVDANEAWTYEEAVTALEAFDELEVSIAEQPLPGGSLEGHADLREAQGGDGVAIALDEGLLEHGIDAICEAEAADAVVLKPMALGGVDVARKVAAWVQELEITPIVTTTIDGVVARTGAVHLAASIPEVPACGLATANLLAADLGRDPVLLEKGAAVVPQAKGLGVEGVWAE; from the coding sequence GTGAACGACGGCTGCGACGAGAACCGATCGCTCGAACTCGAGTACCGGTCGTTCTCCCTCGAACTCGCCAGTCCGCTCGAGACGGCGAACGGAACGATCGACTCGCGAGACGGGTTTCTCATCCGAATCGTCGACGCGGCCTCCGACGGGAGCGATCCGGTGGTCGGCTACGGCGAAGCCGCGCCGCTGCCGGGCTGGACCGAATCGCCCGCGGACTGCGGGGCCGCCCTCGAGCGCGCCGGCGACGCGATTCGGACCGCGCCGAAGGAGGCGCTCGAGGCGGTCGCCGGGCAGGTCGCGGCCAGGCACGCGGTCACGCTCGCACTCGCGGATCTGCAGGCCACCCGCGAGGCGACGCCGCTGTACCGGCACATCGGGAAGGGACCCATGGTCGGTCGGGTGCCGGTCAACGCGACGATCGGAGACGGATCGCCGACCGAGACCGCTCGCGAGGCCAGCGAAGCCGTCGATCGCGGGTTCAATTGTTGCAAACTGAAAGTCGGCCGCCGGTCCGTCGACGCCGATATCGAACGCGTGCGGCGAACCCGCGAGGTCGTCGGCCCCGACGTCGAACTGCGGGTCGACGCGAACGAGGCGTGGACCTACGAGGAGGCGGTGACGGCCCTCGAGGCCTTCGACGAACTCGAAGTCTCGATCGCCGAGCAACCGCTCCCTGGAGGCTCGCTCGAGGGACACGCGGATCTCCGGGAGGCCCAGGGGGGCGACGGGGTTGCGATCGCCCTGGACGAGGGACTCCTCGAGCACGGGATCGACGCGATCTGCGAGGCCGAAGCGGCCGACGCCGTCGTCCTGAAACCCATGGCGCTCGGCGGCGTCGACGTCGCCCGCAAGGTCGCCGCGTGGGTTCAGGAACTCGAGATCACGCCGATCGTGACGACCACGATCGACGGCGTCGTCGCCCGGACGGGAGCGGTTCATCTCGCCGCATCGATCCCCGAGGTGCCGGCGTGCGGACTGGCGACGGCGAATCTACTCGCCGCCGATCTGGGTCGCGATCCCGTGCTCCTCGAGAAGGGAGCGGCCGTCGTCCCGCAGGCGAAGGGCCTCGGCGTCGAGGGGGTGTGGGCGGAGTGA